One window of the Klebsiella oxytoca genome contains the following:
- the ybgC gene encoding tol-pal system-associated acyl-CoA thioesterase: MNTTLFRWPVRVYYEDTDAGGVVYHASYVAFYERARTEMLRHHHFSQQVLLAERVAFVVRKMTLEYFAPARLDDMLEIQTEITAMRGTSLVFTQRIVNAENVVLNEAEVLIVCVDPLLMKPRALPKSIVAEFKQ, from the coding sequence GTGAATACAACGCTGTTTCGATGGCCGGTTCGGGTCTATTACGAAGATACCGACGCCGGTGGTGTGGTTTACCACGCCAGCTACGTCGCTTTCTATGAAAGAGCACGCACAGAGATGCTGCGCCATCATCACTTCAGCCAACAGGTTTTGCTGGCTGAACGAGTTGCCTTTGTGGTTCGCAAAATGACTCTGGAATATTTTGCGCCCGCCAGACTCGACGACATGCTCGAAATCCAGACGGAGATCACCGCAATGCGCGGTACTTCCCTGGTTTTCACGCAGCGAATCGTCAACGCAGAGAACGTCGTTTTGAATGAAGCTGAGGTTCTGATCGTGTGCGTTGATCCACTCTTAATGAAGCCTCGTGCGCTTCCCAAGTCTATTGTCGCGGAGTTTAAGCAGTGA
- the cydA gene encoding cytochrome ubiquinol oxidase subunit I: protein MLDIVELSRLQFALTAMYHFLFVPLTLGMAFLLAIMETVYVLSGKQIYKDMTKFWGKLFGINFALGVATGLTMEFQFGTNWSYYSHYVGDIFGAPLAIEGLMAFFLESTFVGLFFFGWDRLGKVQHMAVTWLVALGSNLSALWILVANGWMQNPIASDFNFETMRMEMVSFAELVLNPVAQVKFVHTVASGYVTGAMFILAISSWYMLKGRDFAFAKRSFAIAASFGMAAILSVIVLGDESGYEMGDVQKTKLAAIEAEWETQPAPAAFTLFGIPDQNAQENHFSIQIPYALGIIATRSVDKQVTGLKDLMVQHEERIRNGMKAYSLLEQLRAGSTDQSIRDRFNDVKKDLGYGLLLKRYTENVADATEEQIALATKDSIPAVAPLYFAFRIMVACGVLMLLIIGAAFWTVIRNRIGEKKWLLRAAFYGLPLPWIAVEAGWFVAEYGRQPWAIGEVLPTAVANSSLTAGDLIFSMVLICGLYTLFLVAELFLMFKFARKGPSSLKTGRYHFEQSSAAIQSAR, encoded by the coding sequence ATGTTAGATATAGTCGAACTGTCGCGCTTACAGTTTGCCTTGACCGCGATGTACCACTTCCTGTTTGTGCCGCTGACGCTTGGTATGGCGTTCCTGCTGGCCATCATGGAAACGGTCTACGTCCTTTCCGGCAAACAGATTTATAAAGATATGACCAAGTTCTGGGGCAAGTTGTTTGGTATCAACTTTGCTCTGGGTGTCGCAACCGGTCTTACCATGGAGTTCCAGTTCGGGACTAACTGGTCTTACTACTCTCACTACGTGGGCGATATCTTCGGTGCGCCGCTGGCCATTGAAGGTTTAATGGCCTTCTTCCTCGAATCTACCTTTGTAGGTCTGTTCTTCTTCGGTTGGGATCGTCTGGGCAAGGTTCAGCACATGGCCGTTACCTGGCTGGTGGCGCTGGGCTCCAACCTCTCGGCCCTGTGGATTCTGGTCGCTAACGGCTGGATGCAGAACCCGATTGCGTCGGACTTCAACTTTGAAACCATGCGTATGGAGATGGTCAGCTTTGCCGAGCTGGTTCTGAACCCGGTGGCTCAGGTTAAGTTCGTTCATACCGTAGCGTCTGGCTACGTGACCGGCGCGATGTTCATTCTTGCCATCAGCTCCTGGTATATGCTCAAAGGTCGCGACTTTGCTTTTGCGAAGCGCTCTTTTGCGATTGCAGCGAGCTTCGGCATGGCGGCAATCCTCTCCGTTATCGTTCTGGGTGATGAATCCGGCTACGAAATGGGCGACGTGCAGAAAACCAAACTGGCGGCTATTGAAGCGGAATGGGAAACTCAGCCAGCTCCGGCGGCCTTTACCCTGTTTGGTATTCCCGATCAGAATGCGCAAGAGAACCACTTCTCGATTCAGATCCCGTATGCGCTGGGCATTATTGCGACCCGCTCTGTAGATAAGCAGGTAACCGGCCTGAAAGATCTGATGGTTCAGCACGAAGAGCGTATCCGTAACGGGATGAAAGCGTACTCGCTGCTGGAACAGCTGCGCGCGGGTTCAACCGACCAGAGCATTCGCGATCGGTTTAACGACGTTAAGAAAGATCTTGGCTACGGTCTGCTGCTGAAACGCTATACCGAAAACGTCGCAGACGCGACGGAAGAGCAGATAGCCCTGGCAACCAAAGACTCCATTCCTGCCGTTGCGCCGCTCTACTTCGCCTTCCGCATCATGGTGGCGTGTGGCGTGCTGATGCTGCTGATTATCGGTGCCGCTTTCTGGACCGTTATTCGTAACCGCATTGGTGAGAAAAAATGGCTGCTGCGCGCCGCGTTCTACGGCCTGCCGCTGCCGTGGATTGCCGTTGAAGCGGGCTGGTTTGTTGCCGAGTATGGCCGTCAGCCGTGGGCTATCGGTGAGGTGCTGCCAACTGCTGTAGCGAACTCGTCGCTGACTGCGGGCGACCTGATCTTCTCAATGGTGCTGATCTGTGGCCTGTACACGCTGTTCCTGGTGGCCGAACTGTTCCTTATGTTCAAGTTTGCCCGTAAAGGACCAAGCAGCCTGAAAACCGGTCGCTATCACTTTGAACAGTCCTCTGCGGCTATTCAGTCGGCACGCTAA
- the cydX gene encoding cytochrome bd-I oxidase subunit CydX produces MWYFAWILGTLLACAFGVITALALEQVEATKAGKEEH; encoded by the coding sequence ATGTGGTATTTCGCATGGATTTTGGGAACGCTTCTTGCTTGTGCCTTTGGGGTGATTACCGCGCTGGCGCTTGAGCAGGTGGAAGCCACCAAAGCAGGTAAAGAAGAACACTGA
- the tolQ gene encoding Tol-Pal system protein TolQ produces the protein MTEMNILDLFLKASLLVKLIMLILVCFSIASWAIIIQRTRILNSASREAEAFEDKFWSGIELSRLYQESQGRRDNLTGSEQIFYSGFKEFARLHRANSHAPEAIVEGASRAMRISMNRELETLETHIPFLGTVGSISPYIGLFGTVWGIMHAFIALGAVKQATLQMVAPGIAEALIATAIGLFAAIPAVMAYNRLNQRVNKLELNYDNFMEEFTAILHRQAFTSSESNKG, from the coding sequence GTGACTGAGATGAATATCCTTGATTTGTTCCTGAAGGCGAGCCTTCTGGTTAAACTTATCATGTTGATTTTAGTTTGTTTTTCCATCGCCTCCTGGGCCATCATTATTCAGAGAACGCGTATTCTCAATTCGGCGTCACGCGAGGCTGAAGCGTTTGAAGATAAGTTCTGGTCCGGTATTGAGCTTTCTCGTCTGTATCAGGAAAGCCAGGGTCGTCGCGATAATCTGACCGGTTCGGAACAAATCTTCTACAGCGGTTTCAAAGAGTTTGCCCGTCTGCATCGTGCCAACAGCCATGCGCCGGAAGCCATTGTTGAAGGGGCATCGCGCGCCATGCGTATCTCGATGAATCGCGAGCTGGAAACTCTGGAGACGCATATCCCGTTCCTCGGCACGGTAGGTTCTATCAGTCCGTATATCGGCCTGTTTGGTACCGTATGGGGGATCATGCACGCTTTTATCGCGCTGGGTGCGGTAAAACAAGCGACGCTGCAAATGGTGGCACCGGGTATCGCAGAAGCGCTGATTGCGACCGCAATTGGTCTCTTCGCCGCAATCCCGGCGGTTATGGCCTATAACCGTCTGAACCAGCGCGTAAACAAACTCGAGCTGAACTACGACAACTTTATGGAAGAGTTCACCGCCATTCTGCACCGTCAGGCGTTTACCAGCAGCGAAAGCAATAAGGGGTAA
- a CDS encoding methylaspartate ammonia-lyase, whose translation MKIKQALFTAGYSSFYFDDQQAIKNGAGHDGFIYTGAPVTPGFTSIRQAGECVSVQLILENGAVAVGDCAAVQYSGAGGRDPLFLAENFIPFLNDHIKPLLEGRDVDTFLPNARFFDKLRIDGNLLHTAVRYGLSQALLDATALASGRLKAEVICDEWQLPCIPEAIPLFGQSGDDRYIAVDKMILKGVDVLPHALINNVEEKLGLQGEKLREYVRWLSDRILSLRASPRYHPTLHIDVYGTIGLIFDMDPVRCAEYIASLEKEAQGLPLYIEGPVDAGNKADQIRMLTAITKELTRLGSGVKIVADEWCNTYQDIVDFTDAGSCHMVQIKTPDLGGIHNIVDAVLYCNKHAMEAYQGGTCNETEISARTCIHVALAARPMRMLIKPGMGFDEGLNIVFNEMNRTIALLQTKD comes from the coding sequence ATGAAAATTAAACAGGCCCTTTTCACCGCTGGCTACTCCTCATTCTATTTTGACGATCAGCAGGCGATTAAAAACGGCGCGGGTCATGATGGATTTATTTATACCGGTGCGCCGGTAACGCCAGGCTTTACCTCGATCCGCCAGGCGGGAGAATGCGTTTCGGTTCAGCTGATTCTGGAAAACGGCGCGGTAGCGGTCGGCGACTGCGCCGCCGTCCAGTACTCCGGCGCGGGCGGCCGCGATCCGCTGTTTCTGGCGGAGAACTTTATCCCGTTCCTCAACGATCATATTAAGCCGCTGCTGGAAGGCCGCGATGTCGATACCTTCCTGCCGAACGCCCGCTTCTTCGACAAGCTGCGGATTGACGGCAATCTGCTGCACACCGCCGTTCGCTATGGGCTTTCCCAGGCGCTGCTCGATGCCACCGCGCTGGCCAGCGGTCGCCTGAAGGCAGAGGTAATTTGTGACGAATGGCAGCTGCCGTGCATTCCGGAGGCTATTCCATTATTCGGTCAGAGCGGAGATGACCGCTACATCGCCGTTGACAAGATGATCCTCAAAGGCGTTGACGTCCTGCCGCATGCGCTGATTAACAACGTTGAAGAGAAACTGGGTCTGCAAGGTGAAAAACTACGTGAGTACGTACGCTGGCTATCTGACCGCATCTTAAGCCTGCGCGCCAGCCCGCGCTATCACCCAACGCTGCATATCGACGTCTACGGCACCATCGGCCTGATTTTCGATATGGACCCCGTTCGCTGCGCCGAATATATCGCCAGCCTGGAGAAAGAGGCCCAGGGCCTGCCGCTCTACATAGAAGGCCCGGTAGATGCGGGTAATAAAGCGGACCAGATCCGTATGCTGACCGCCATTACCAAAGAACTGACGCGCCTGGGCTCCGGGGTGAAAATTGTCGCCGACGAGTGGTGTAACACCTACCAGGATATCGTGGATTTCACCGACGCCGGTAGCTGCCACATGGTGCAAATCAAAACGCCGGATCTCGGTGGTATTCATAACATTGTGGACGCGGTGCTGTACTGCAACAAACACGCGATGGAAGCCTATCAGGGCGGTACCTGCAACGAAACCGAAATCAGCGCCCGCACCTGCATTCACGTCGCGCTGGCCGCGCGCCCAATGCGTATGCTGATCAAGCCGGGCATGGGCTTCGATGAAGGTCTCAATATCGTGTTTAACGAAATGAACCGCACCATCGCGCTGTTGCAGACTAAGGATTAA
- the tolR gene encoding colicin uptake protein TolR, with protein MARARGRGRRELKSEINIVPLLDVLLVLLLIFMATAPIITQSVEVDLPDATESQAVKSNDEPPVIVEVSGVGQYNLKIGPETLSQLPPEQVIAEARRRLEANEKTVFLIGGAKEVPYDEIIKALNLLHSAGVKSVGLMTKPI; from the coding sequence ATGGCCAGAGCACGTGGACGCGGACGTCGCGAACTGAAGTCCGAGATCAACATCGTTCCGCTGCTGGATGTCCTGTTGGTGCTGTTGCTGATCTTTATGGCGACAGCGCCGATCATTACGCAGAGCGTAGAGGTCGATCTACCGGACGCGACGGAATCACAGGCGGTAAAAAGCAACGATGAGCCGCCGGTGATCGTTGAGGTTTCCGGAGTAGGGCAGTACAACCTGAAAATTGGCCCGGAAACGCTATCGCAGCTGCCGCCGGAGCAGGTCATTGCCGAAGCCAGGCGTCGACTTGAGGCGAACGAGAAAACGGTATTCCTGATCGGTGGTGCTAAAGAAGTACCTTACGATGAGATTATTAAAGCGCTTAACCTGTTGCATAGCGCAGGGGTTAAATCGGTTGGCTTGATGACCAAGCCGATCTAA
- the ybgE gene encoding cyd operon protein YbgE: MIKYMYAIMDKRPLRALSLLMALALAGCIFWDPSRFAAKTSELEIWHGFLLMWAVCAGVIHGVGFRPRAIHWQGFFCPLIADIVLVVGLFFFFF, from the coding sequence ATGATAAAGTATATGTATGCGATAATGGACAAGCGCCCGTTAAGGGCGCTTTCCTTATTGATGGCGCTGGCGTTAGCGGGCTGCATCTTCTGGGATCCGTCGCGTTTCGCGGCAAAAACCAGCGAACTGGAAATCTGGCACGGTTTCCTGCTGATGTGGGCGGTTTGCGCCGGTGTTATCCACGGCGTGGGCTTCCGTCCGCGCGCCATTCACTGGCAAGGATTTTTTTGTCCGCTTATCGCCGATATTGTGCTCGTTGTGGGCCTGTTTTTTTTCTTCTTTTGA
- the cydB gene encoding cytochrome d ubiquinol oxidase subunit II — protein sequence MIDYEVLRFIWWLLIGILLIGFAVADGFDMGVGMLTRFLGRNDTERRIMINSIAPHWDGNQVWLITAGGALFAAWPMVYAAAFSGFYVAMILVLASLFFRPVGFDYRSKIEDTRWRNMWDWGIFVGSFVPPLVIGVAFGNLLQGVPFHVDEYLRLYYTGNFFQLLNPFGLLAGIVSVAMILTQGATYLQMRTVGELHLRTRSVSTVAALVTLVCFALAGVWVYFGIDGYVVKSVLDHTGPSNPLTKEVAREAGAWMVNFNNMPALWAIPALGVALPLLTVISTKADKGAWAFLFSSLTLACIILTAGIAMFPFIMPSSTAINASLTMWDATSSQLTLNLMTYVAIIFVPIILAYTAWCYWKMFGRITREDIEKNTHSLY from the coding sequence ATGATCGATTATGAAGTATTGCGTTTTATCTGGTGGCTGCTGATAGGCATTCTGCTGATTGGTTTCGCTGTCGCCGATGGCTTCGACATGGGGGTGGGGATGCTCACCCGTTTCCTCGGTCGTAACGACACCGAGCGTCGAATTATGATCAACTCCATTGCTCCGCACTGGGACGGAAACCAGGTGTGGCTGATCACCGCGGGCGGCGCGCTGTTTGCCGCCTGGCCGATGGTCTACGCCGCAGCGTTTTCCGGCTTCTATGTGGCAATGATCCTGGTGCTGGCGTCTTTATTCTTCCGCCCGGTCGGTTTTGACTACCGCTCGAAGATTGAAGATACCCGCTGGCGTAATATGTGGGACTGGGGCATTTTCGTCGGGAGCTTCGTGCCGCCGCTGGTGATTGGCGTGGCATTCGGCAACCTGCTGCAGGGCGTCCCGTTCCACGTAGATGAATATCTGCGTCTGTACTACACCGGCAATTTCTTCCAGCTGCTCAATCCGTTTGGACTGCTGGCCGGTATTGTCAGCGTGGCGATGATCCTGACCCAGGGCGCGACTTATCTGCAGATGCGTACCGTTGGCGAACTGCACCTGCGCACCCGTTCCGTTTCTACGGTAGCTGCACTGGTTACGCTGGTCTGCTTCGCGCTGGCGGGCGTTTGGGTTTACTTCGGTATTGACGGCTATGTGGTGAAATCCGTACTGGATCATACTGGCCCGTCTAACCCGCTGACCAAAGAAGTTGCGCGTGAAGCCGGTGCGTGGATGGTGAACTTTAACAACATGCCAGCGCTGTGGGCGATTCCTGCTCTGGGCGTAGCGCTGCCGCTGCTGACCGTCATCTCGACTAAAGCAGATAAAGGCGCATGGGCGTTTCTGTTCTCCTCGTTGACCCTGGCGTGCATCATTCTGACCGCAGGCATCGCGATGTTCCCGTTCATTATGCCATCAAGCACGGCGATTAACGCGAGCCTGACCATGTGGGATGCGACTTCCAGCCAGCTGACGCTGAACCTGATGACTTACGTGGCGATTATCTTCGTACCGATTATTCTGGCCTACACCGCCTGGTGTTACTGGAAAATGTTCGGTCGCATCACCCGCGAAGACATCGAAAAGAACACCCACTCGCTGTACTAA
- the glmL gene encoding methylaspartate mutase accessory protein GlmL, with amino-acid sequence MQTVSVDIGSTWTKAALFAQEGDELTLVNHVLTPTTTHHLAEGFFASLNQVLNVADARPLLNNGDVTLKYSSSAKGGLAVAAMGLVPSITLESAKVTAHSAGAKIAQYYSYKLNRHDIQELEATPPDILLFTGGTDGGEESYGLANAHALAESKLDCAIIYAGNRDIQDEVQTILGHKDLTTVDNILPDLDHPNPYAARKAICDLFLSRIVKGKGLDVIVAETGEEPMPTPWTVFELVKTISNYDSAWKEFMLIDMGGATTDVYSACANTLSPDTVLHGVPEPFVKRTVEGDLGMRVSAVVVGESARELVNVVFAHQPQRQEAFYRYLRHLVAQPDYLPANEEEKYFDTVLAGLCVGYASERHAGTKKQVCTCVGNIDLQMGRDLTTVRKVVGSGGWLSRASRFPLHSWLKYRELDDDGRRILLPTQFEYYRDAKGLLPLLANVARLYPELAARTSIHCLTL; translated from the coding sequence ATGCAAACCGTCTCTGTCGATATCGGCTCGACGTGGACCAAAGCGGCCCTCTTCGCGCAGGAGGGAGATGAGCTTACGCTGGTAAACCACGTTCTGACCCCGACCACTACCCATCACCTGGCCGAGGGCTTTTTTGCCAGCCTCAACCAGGTGCTCAACGTAGCCGATGCGCGCCCATTGCTGAACAACGGTGACGTGACGTTGAAATACTCCTCATCAGCAAAAGGCGGCCTTGCCGTCGCCGCGATGGGACTGGTGCCGTCTATCACTCTGGAATCAGCAAAAGTTACCGCTCACTCGGCGGGAGCCAAAATCGCACAATACTACTCGTACAAACTCAATCGCCACGATATTCAGGAACTGGAAGCCACGCCGCCGGATATTCTGCTGTTTACCGGCGGCACAGACGGCGGTGAAGAGAGCTACGGGCTGGCCAACGCCCACGCGCTGGCGGAGTCAAAGCTCGACTGCGCCATTATCTATGCCGGAAACCGTGATATTCAGGACGAAGTCCAGACGATCCTTGGGCACAAAGATCTGACGACGGTAGACAACATTCTGCCCGATCTCGATCACCCGAATCCGTACGCAGCCCGCAAGGCAATTTGCGATCTCTTTTTATCCCGCATCGTCAAAGGGAAAGGCCTGGACGTTATTGTTGCTGAAACCGGCGAAGAGCCGATGCCAACGCCGTGGACCGTCTTTGAACTGGTGAAAACTATCAGTAATTACGACAGCGCGTGGAAAGAGTTCATGCTGATCGACATGGGCGGCGCCACTACCGATGTCTACTCCGCCTGCGCCAACACGCTCTCACCGGATACCGTTCTGCACGGCGTGCCAGAACCCTTTGTAAAACGCACGGTGGAAGGCGATCTCGGTATGCGTGTCTCAGCGGTGGTTGTCGGTGAAAGCGCGCGGGAGCTGGTGAACGTCGTCTTTGCCCATCAGCCGCAGCGTCAGGAAGCCTTTTACCGCTATTTACGTCATCTGGTTGCCCAGCCGGATTATCTGCCCGCTAACGAGGAGGAAAAGTATTTCGATACCGTCCTCGCCGGGCTGTGCGTCGGCTACGCCAGCGAACGCCATGCGGGTACCAAAAAGCAGGTCTGCACCTGCGTGGGCAACATTGATTTGCAGATGGGGCGCGATCTGACCACGGTACGTAAAGTCGTGGGCTCCGGCGGATGGCTCTCCCGGGCCAGCCGGTTCCCCCTCCACAGCTGGTTGAAATACCGCGAGCTGGACGACGACGGCAGACGCATTCTCTTACCCACCCAGTTTGAATATTACCGCGATGCAAAAGGCCTGCTTCCGCTGCTGGCAAACGTTGCCAGACTCTATCCCGAGCTCGCCGCCCGCACCAGCATTCACTGTTTAACCCTATAA
- a CDS encoding acyclic terpene utilization AtuA family protein: MARTFKILSPTAILGYGFPEESFRKAMEESPDLIAVDAGSSDPGPHYLGAGKPFTDRAGVKRDLRYMIVAGVKNNIPVVIGTAGGSGAAPHLEWCRQIILEIAREEQLSFSLALIPSDVEKEIVHQALDNGKITALDFVPALTHEAIAESTYIVAQMGIEPFQRALEAGAQVVLGGRAYDPACFAALPIMKGFDEGLALHCGKILECAAIAATPGSGSDCAMGIIDDHGFTLKTFNPQRKFTETSAAAHTLYEKSDPYFLPGPGGVLNLKECSFKAVNDGEVYVSGSRHEETPYALKLEGARQVGFRCLTIAGTRDPIMIAGIDKILEEVQASVARNLSLNDDSIRMTFHLYGKNGVMGNHEPIKTAGHELGILLDVVAPTQDIANSVCSLVRSTLLHYGYENRIATAGNLAFPFSPSDIQSGPVYEFSIYHLIEASDALRFDFHLEQVTPEGVQP; this comes from the coding sequence ATGGCTCGTACCTTTAAAATCTTATCGCCAACCGCGATCCTGGGCTATGGCTTCCCGGAAGAGAGCTTTCGTAAGGCCATGGAAGAGTCGCCGGATCTGATTGCCGTTGACGCCGGCTCGTCCGATCCCGGCCCCCACTACCTGGGGGCAGGTAAACCCTTCACCGACAGAGCCGGAGTCAAACGCGATCTGCGCTATATGATCGTCGCTGGCGTAAAAAACAACATTCCGGTGGTGATCGGCACCGCCGGCGGATCCGGCGCGGCGCCGCATCTTGAGTGGTGTCGGCAGATAATCCTCGAGATCGCCCGCGAGGAGCAACTCTCCTTCTCGCTGGCGCTGATCCCGTCGGACGTCGAGAAAGAGATTGTTCATCAGGCGCTGGATAACGGCAAAATTACCGCTCTCGACTTTGTGCCGGCGCTGACCCACGAGGCAATTGCCGAGAGTACCTATATCGTTGCCCAGATGGGAATCGAACCCTTCCAGCGGGCGCTGGAGGCCGGTGCGCAGGTGGTGCTGGGCGGTCGCGCCTACGATCCGGCCTGCTTCGCGGCGCTGCCGATCATGAAGGGCTTTGATGAAGGTCTGGCCCTGCACTGCGGCAAAATTCTCGAGTGCGCGGCCATTGCCGCCACGCCAGGATCCGGCTCCGACTGCGCGATGGGGATTATCGACGACCACGGCTTTACGCTGAAAACGTTTAATCCGCAGCGCAAGTTCACTGAAACCTCGGCAGCGGCGCACACGCTATATGAGAAGTCCGATCCGTACTTTCTGCCGGGACCCGGCGGCGTGCTGAACCTGAAAGAATGCAGCTTCAAAGCGGTGAACGACGGCGAGGTTTACGTCAGCGGTTCCCGTCACGAAGAGACGCCCTACGCGCTGAAGCTGGAAGGCGCGCGTCAGGTAGGTTTTCGCTGTCTGACTATAGCCGGAACCCGCGACCCGATAATGATTGCCGGGATTGATAAAATTCTCGAAGAGGTGCAGGCCAGCGTCGCGCGCAACCTTTCGCTGAATGATGACAGCATCCGTATGACCTTCCATCTGTACGGTAAGAACGGCGTGATGGGCAATCATGAACCGATAAAAACCGCTGGTCACGAACTGGGCATTTTGCTCGATGTCGTTGCGCCAACCCAAGATATCGCCAACAGCGTCTGCTCGCTGGTGCGCTCTACCCTGTTGCACTACGGCTATGAAAATCGCATTGCGACCGCGGGCAATCTCGCCTTCCCGTTCTCGCCTTCCGATATTCAGAGCGGCCCGGTGTATGAGTTCTCAATTTATCACCTGATTGAAGCCAGCGACGCGCTGCGGTTTGACTTCCATCTCGAACAGGTGACGCCGGAAGGAGTTCAGCCATGA
- the glmS gene encoding methylaspartate mutase subunit S: MKKSTLVIGVIGADCHAVGNKVLDRVFTAHDFRVINLGVMVSQDEYIDAAIETGADAIVVSSIYGHGDIDCLGLRERCIERGIGDILLYVGGNLVVGKHDFADVEAKFKEMGFNRVFAPSHDLEDVCLLMANDINQRHGIEQQCLEEAI, from the coding sequence ATGAAGAAATCAACACTTGTTATTGGCGTCATTGGTGCTGACTGCCATGCAGTAGGCAATAAAGTCCTGGACCGCGTTTTTACTGCCCATGATTTTCGCGTAATCAATCTGGGCGTGATGGTCAGCCAGGACGAATACATCGATGCTGCCATTGAAACCGGCGCGGATGCCATCGTCGTGTCGTCGATTTACGGCCACGGCGACATCGACTGCCTGGGGCTGCGCGAACGCTGCATCGAACGGGGTATCGGCGATATTCTTCTCTATGTTGGCGGTAACCTGGTGGTCGGTAAACACGATTTTGCCGACGTCGAAGCTAAATTCAAAGAGATGGGTTTCAACCGCGTATTTGCCCCAAGCCACGATCTCGAAGATGTCTGCCTGCTAATGGCAAACGATATCAACCAGCGCCATGGCATTGAACAGCAGTGTCTGGAAGAGGCTATCTGA
- a CDS encoding methylaspartate mutase subunit E codes for MELRNKKLTHDEFMTERHQVLQTWHTGKDVEHFEDGVKYQQTIPEKKRFSHALLKADQEGKTLSQPRAGVALMDEHIELLKTLQAECDLLPSTIDAYTRLNRYEEAAVGIQKSIEAGTSKLNGLPVVNHGVAACRRMTEALEKPVQVRHGTPDARLLAEISMASGFTSYEGGGISYNIPYAKRVTLEKSIRDWQYCDRLMGLYEEHGIRINREPFGPLTGTLIPPFMSHAVAIIEGLLALEQGVKSITVGYGQVGSLTQDIAAIQSLRELSHEYFGNYGFDDYELSTVFHQWMGGFPEDEAKAFAIISWGAAVAGMAGATKVITKSPHEAFGIPTAAANLQGLKASRQMLNMVSDQKFLPCAAVEQEVELIKSEVRAVLKKVFELGNGDIARGTVLAFEAGVLDVPFAPASCNAGKILPVRDNAGAIRVLEAGAVPLPKDILALHHDYVAERAHFEGRKPSFQMVVDDINAVSHSKLIGRP; via the coding sequence ATGGAACTTCGAAATAAAAAATTAACCCACGACGAATTCATGACCGAGCGGCATCAGGTATTGCAGACCTGGCATACCGGCAAAGACGTTGAGCACTTCGAAGATGGCGTGAAGTACCAGCAAACCATTCCTGAGAAAAAACGCTTTTCTCACGCTCTGCTGAAGGCCGACCAGGAAGGTAAAACCCTGAGCCAGCCCCGGGCGGGCGTGGCGCTGATGGATGAACATATTGAGCTGCTCAAAACGCTGCAGGCAGAGTGTGACCTGCTGCCCAGCACTATCGATGCCTATACCCGTCTTAATCGCTATGAAGAGGCGGCGGTGGGGATCCAGAAATCTATCGAGGCAGGAACGTCCAAACTAAACGGTTTGCCGGTGGTTAACCACGGCGTCGCAGCCTGCCGCCGGATGACCGAAGCGCTGGAAAAACCGGTTCAGGTGCGCCACGGCACGCCGGATGCGCGCCTGCTGGCGGAAATCTCCATGGCCAGCGGATTTACCAGCTATGAAGGCGGCGGTATCTCCTACAACATTCCTTACGCCAAGCGCGTCACTCTGGAAAAATCGATTCGCGACTGGCAGTACTGCGACCGTCTGATGGGCCTGTACGAAGAGCACGGGATCCGCATCAACCGCGAACCGTTCGGCCCGCTGACCGGTACCCTGATCCCGCCGTTTATGTCCCACGCGGTAGCTATCATCGAAGGCCTGCTGGCGCTGGAACAGGGCGTCAAGTCCATTACCGTCGGCTACGGCCAGGTTGGCAGCCTGACGCAGGATATCGCGGCGATTCAGTCCCTTCGCGAACTCTCCCACGAGTACTTCGGCAACTATGGATTCGACGATTACGAACTGAGCACCGTTTTCCACCAGTGGATGGGCGGCTTCCCGGAAGATGAAGCGAAAGCATTCGCTATTATCTCCTGGGGCGCAGCGGTGGCCGGTATGGCCGGCGCAACCAAAGTGATCACCAAAAGCCCGCACGAAGCGTTCGGGATTCCGACTGCAGCAGCGAATCTTCAGGGACTGAAAGCGTCTCGCCAGATGCTCAATATGGTTAGCGATCAGAAATTCCTCCCCTGCGCCGCCGTTGAGCAGGAAGTGGAGCTGATTAAAAGCGAAGTCCGCGCGGTGCTGAAGAAAGTTTTCGAGCTGGGCAACGGCGATATAGCCCGCGGTACGGTACTGGCTTTTGAAGCGGGGGTGCTGGACGTGCCTTTCGCCCCGGCGTCCTGCAACGCAGGCAAAATCCTGCCGGTTCGCGACAATGCTGGTGCGATTCGCGTACTCGAGGCCGGTGCGGTACCGCTGCCGAAAGACATCCTCGCCCTGCACCACGATTACGTCGCCGAGCGTGCGCATTTTGAAGGACGCAAACCCTCATTCCAGATGGTTGTTGATGACATCAACGCGGTATCCCACAGTAAATTAATAGGAAGACCATAA